In Bacteroidales bacterium, the sequence TTTCGCACTGGAAATGGCTGCAGACCGACGTGAAAGACGGAGGTATAAAGGGAGTAAAGTTCCCGCTGGTAGCCGATTTAGCGAAGACCATTGCAGAGAATTACGATGTTCTGGCCGGAACCTATGATTACAATGAAGAAGGAGAAGCTGTTTTTCATGGCACTCCGCAGGCCTACCGGGGGCTTTTCCTTATTGACAGGGAAGGTATTGTGCGGCACCAGGTGGTCAATGACATGCCTCTGGGAAGGAGTGTGGAAGAAACCCTTCGGATGGTGGATGCGTTGCAGTATTTCGAAGAGCATGGGGAAGTATGCCCGGCCGACTGGCATAAAGGACAAAAGGCTCTGAAGGCAACACAGGAAGGCATTAAGGAGTTTCTGGCCAACAAAATGAACTGAGTATTTCCCGAAAAAAAAAAGCCGGAAGAAGTTCCGGCTTTTTAATTATAAGCGAAAAAAGGGGCTGTACACTTAGCTTACATTCCTCTTCAATAAATCGCGGATTTCAGCCAGGAGAACTTCTTCTTTTGAGGGAGCAGGAGGAGCAGGAGATGGTGCTGTATCCTGCTTCCTGTTAAGCCGGTTCATGGCCTTTATAACCATAAAAATGGCTACAGCTACGATCAGAAAATCAAAGGTAACCTGAAGAAAATTACCGTAATTCATGGTAACGGCCGGGTTAGCCCCTTCAGCCGCTTTCAGGGTGATTCTCAGATCGGTAAAGTTAACCCCGCCGATCAGCAAACCCAGAGGAGGCATGATCACATCGCTTACCAGCGAACTGACAATTTTACCAAAAGCCGCTCCGATAATGATACCTACGGCCATGTCAACAACATTCCCTTTCAGGGCAAAGGCTTTAAATTCATCAACAAGTTTCATGGGATATGGATTTTAAGGTAATTGGTTACTATATTACAAAAAAAAACATTCGTTCCTGTACCCGCGGATAAAAAAAGTACTGGCCTTCATCTTGCGCCTGTTGTATGGTTTTATTTGTTGCGGTTTTGTTTCCCGGCCCGAAACTAATGATTCTTTTTTACGCTTCGTTTGTAAAGAGGTAAGGATGCAGACCGGGCGATAGCTTCGGCTGTCAGTTCCCCTTCTCTCGTGAAAGGCCATACAAAAAGCGCCTTCAGGGGATGATCTTTTCTGATTTCCGAAATTGCCTCCATCACGAGGTTCCTTACAATCCCTTTCCTTCTGTATTCTTCCAGTACCAGAGCGGAACAAAGGTAGAGTGCGTCATATTCAGCGTTTTCCGGAGTCAGGTTGAACAGCTCCTTTTCCGATATTTCTTCTTTCAGAAACCTGTGCATCAGCCGGAGTGTGGTTGGAATCAGAAGAACCCATGCCACCGGACCGTTTTCGTCGCTGTATTCCGAAATGGTGCGGGGATGAATTTTCCGCAGACGCGCCATGATTTCTTCGTTCACATTCAGCTGGCTGGGATCGTTCCGCACGGCAAATGTTGCATCAGCAAGCCTGATCAATCTTTCAAAATTTGATGCAGTCATTGTTTTTGTTTTTATAAGAGCCGTTCATTTTTTTAGCGGCAGGCGTTCGTTCTGTTCAGGGAAAACTCTTGATCCCTTGAGAACAACGGGTATCTGCAGGGGTCCGTCGTGCGGGCGTATCATGACCAGCTGGCTTGCAATTCCTTTTTCTGTTTCCGTAAAAACTTCTGCTGTGGTGGCAACGTCGGCATAGCCCTTAACGTTCAGCGTAAGGGTAAGGTTTTCTCCGGAAAAGGAATAGCTGTCGAGTGAGCTGGTTGAATAGGCTCTCACGATTCTCAGGGCGCTGTCGGAGGTTAGCGGGATGACATTCCATGGGTTGATGGCCTTACGGATGCCGGCCATAATCATTTCCCAGTTTTCGGGCCGGATCCGGTATATATAGTCAGTTTCGTGGGTAAACAGCACGGCCGGTGCTTTTGCGTCCAGTGCGCGCCTGAGCTGTCGTACGGCCCGTTCAACCGTGGCTTCCACGTTATTGTCGGGCGCCCATTCATATCCGGCATCGTCACGTATTTCCGTGAAGCAGTTAAACAGTTTGCAGCCATTGATGGTGACAAAATCGGCATAATAAACAGGGCGGTTTCCCCTGAGGGCCGGATTGCTGGTGCAGGTTCCGGGAGGTTCATGTTTCCGGAACGGCCCGCATACCAGCCATGGCACCGAATCGGCATACGGCAGATTGACGGGATGCCCCAGGGCAAGGTATTCGATGCCCCAGCGTTCGCTGATGAAAGGAAAGTTGTTTTCAGCCATTTCGTAAAAATGGGCTATCAGGTACTTCGACATGGGCAGTGGCTGGTTCTTCTTCCACCACTGGTCAGCAGCTTCCAGTCCGGCGATGGCTTCTTCCTCGCTCCATGGTTTACCCCTGTGGTGGTCGAAGTAAATGAATTCATCATACCAGGTAGCTCTTAAACGGAAGGCTGTCGTGTCGTACCAGAAAGGGTAATCGTCGGCATTGCCTGTTTTCAGGTATCCATCCGCACGTTGATTGCTCCGGTTGGGCCTGCCGAAAGCATGGGGAGCAGCCGTAGCATCGCCGGAGAGGAGGTAGGATCGAAGTTCATTCACGGCGGCAGGAGTAAGGTTGTAAATAAACAATCCCAGCCATGGTTTAAAACCGTATTTTGCCGAAACGCCGACCCAGTAAAGAGGAGTCTGATGCCAGATTTCGCCCCTGCCGGCCACATCATCAACACGCATGGTCACCAGCGGGGGAAGGCAGTGCATTACAAAAGGCTTCCGGGCTGCCCAAACGATGGAACGCCAGAAAAGATCGTCCATACCGCCCAGGGGACCGGAAACGTAAGTGCTCATCCAGTCTGCTGTGCTCCACCAGACGCGCCGCGATGCACCTTTTTCATCAATCTGCAGGACGGGAACTCCTCCGGCTTCCAGCAAAACTTCACCCTGACGGGAATTTTTACGGGGAAGTTTCATTTTTCCCGTAAAGGCAAATGTTCCGGGCACAGTATGCTGTTGCGTAATATAATGCTGTTGTACAAAGCGGACTTCCGCCGCCGAATCTCCACGATTCCCATGAACCGGACTCTCAAATGCCATTAATCCAGTTTCATTCAGCATCAGTTCTTTTTCAAATTTTTTCCAGTGTTTCTGCCGTTTGAAAATATTTGAATGACCCAGAATAACGAGGGCTGTAGCAGAGCTTACCGATGGTTTTTCACGGTCTGCGTCGATGGTCCGGAACGGCACACCCAGATGTTCGAGCCACGGAATGATGCAGGTGGTCACCTGCTTTGCGTCAGGCGAAGTTCCCCGGAAGAGCACCAGCACATTGCTCTCCTGCGCTTTTACCGGATACGGGAGGAAAAGCAGTAAAATCGCAAGCCGAAAAAAGTTTTTTTTCATATCTGTGGTTTGGCATACTCAAAGATATGTATTTTTGGAGCTTATGGTATATGTTCTTCCAATGATGCATGCGTTTATTCAGCGGATTGCTTTATTTGCCTGCTGTTTCTGGCCGGCCCTGGTTTTATGTGCTCAGGATCATCCTGTGAATCGCGGACAGTATATTGTTCATGTATCCCCGTTGCAGGAAGAAATGCATATCGATGGAATTCTTGATGAGCCGGCATGGGAGAAGGCAGAACCTGCCTCCCGCTTCCATCGGGTTTTACCGACGGATACCGGTTATGCGGCCGCCCAGACAGAAGTCAGGCTACTGGCCGATGAGAATTTTCTGTACATAGGCGTCATCTGCTTCGATCCTCTGCCGGGCCCGAGGCCGGTTGAATCCCTGCGTCGTGATTTTGCTTTCGGCAACAACGACAATTTTATTGCTTTCATCGATCCATACAATGATCAGACCAACGGGTTTGCCTTTGGGGTTTCGGCCGCAGGTGCCCAATGGGATGGTATTCAGGCAAACGGCGGGTTTGTATCGCTTGAATGGGACACCAAGTGGAAATCGGCTGTTAAAAACTATACCGACCGCTGGACAGCTGAGATGGCCATTCCATTCCGAAGCATCCGTTACATCAAGGGGGATACCGTATGGGGCATTAATTTCAGCCGGCTCGATCTGAAAACCAACGAAAAGTCAACATGGGCTCCTGTGCCCAGGCAGTTTCAGACAGCCAACCTTGCCTATACGGGTACCCTGGTATGGCCTGCAAGCCTTCCTGCCCCGGGAATCAGGTTCTCGCTGATTCCGTACGCACTGGTTAAAGCTTCATCTGACAGGGAAGCCGGAAAACCAACGTCTTACAGTGTGCAGGCCGGGGCTGATGCCAAGCTGATGCTCTCAACTTCGCTGAACCTTGATATTACGATAAATCCCGACTTCTCGCAGGTGGAAGTGGATCAACAGCGAACCAACCTCGACCGGTTTGAACTGTTTTTCCCCGAAAAGCGGCAGTTCTTTCTCGAAAACAGCGACATTTTCGCCAGCCTGGGCGAAGAAAAGGTTCGTCCTTTCTTTTCCCGTCGCATTGGCCTTGAAAATCCGATTGCCGGAGGAATGCGCCTCAGCGGAAAGCTTTCGGAAAACTGGAGGCTTGGCCTTATGGATATTCAGACTGTGGCCAGGGATGAGTTTGCCGGAGCCAATTTCGGCGTGGCGGTGCTGCAGCGCAAACTGTTCAGCCGGTCCAATATTACCGCGTTTGTTATCAACCGGGAAGTAACTGACAGGCCAACTGATTCGTCGTTTACAGGCAATTCATTTAACCGGGTTGGCGGCCTGGAATACAATCTTGCCAGTGCCGACCACCGATGGACTGGTAAGGCGTACTATCATCACTCCCTCTATTCCGGAGCCAACTCTGAAAGCGGAGCTGCTTCGGCAAGCCTTACCTTCGAAAACCAGTTTGTCAAAGCTACTCTGGCCCAAACCTGGGTTGGCAGGGATTATCTTGCCGAAGTCGGCTATGTACAGCGCACAGGATACTATCTGCTCAACCCTTCCCTGCAGTATAAGTTCTTTCCTCCGGGTGGACGTGTGGCTAACCATGGTTTCATCCTTGCACCGGTTGTATACTTTACTCCTTCCTTTTCCGTTTCTGACAGAAACCTGCAGGCAAAGTACTTTGTGGAAATGATGAACAAACAGTTGTTTTATCTGCAGGTGAATGATATGTATATCCGTCTTCAGGCACCGTTTGATCCTACCCACACCGGCGGCGACAGCCTGGCAACGGGCTCTTCCTATCACTGGAATGAGGTGTCAGCCGGATATTCCTCCGATTTGCGCAAACCCCTCAATGCGGTTTTATCGGTTCTTTACGGAGGGTTCTACAACGGTTCCCGGTTCTCGGTCGAAGGACAGCTGAATTTCCGCATTCAGCCCTATGCCAGGCTGGCTATGACCGGCGCATTCAACAGTATCGTCCTCCCGGCGCCCTATAACAGCGCCAATCTCCTTCTCCTTGGTCCGAAAGTGGATATTACGTTTACCGACAAGCTTTTTCTTACAACCTTTTTACAGTATAATAATCAGATTGATAACCTGAACCTGAATATTCGTTTCCAGTACCGTTTTGCTCCGGTGAGCGATTTTTATCTTGTATATACCGACAACACCTGGCCTGAAAACTTCAGAAACAAAAGCAGGGGCGTGGTGGCAAAACTGTCGTACTGGTTTAACTGAACTCCTGAATCAGGGCACATTTTTCCCGGGTCTGGTAAACAAGCTGTCTTCCAGCCAGGCAATTTCTTTCATAAGGGAATCTCTTTCCTTCTGGTCGGCAGAACCTTTCACCATCTGCTGAATAGATGATCAAACCTGATGCGGACCGGACCGATTCCTTCCGCGTACCTGCTTATGCTTTTTCCTGCCAAAAGTTTATTTTTACTCCTGCAAAAATCATCAATCCC encodes:
- a CDS encoding peroxiredoxin, yielding MAVLVGKKAPKFKAPAVINGNEIVQDFSLDQYLGKKYVVFFFYPADFTFVCPTEILAFQEKIREFEVRNTVVVGCSTDSEFSHWKWLQTDVKDGGIKGVKFPLVADLAKTIAENYDVLAGTYDYNEEGEAVFHGTPQAYRGLFLIDREGIVRHQVVNDMPLGRSVEETLRMVDALQYFEEHGEVCPADWHKGQKALKATQEGIKEFLANKMN
- a CDS encoding GNAT family N-acetyltransferase translates to MTASNFERLIRLADATFAVRNDPSQLNVNEEIMARLRKIHPRTISEYSDENGPVAWVLLIPTTLRLMHRFLKEEISEKELFNLTPENAEYDALYLCSALVLEEYRRKGIVRNLVMEAISEIRKDHPLKALFVWPFTREGELTAEAIARSASLPLYKRSVKKNH
- a CDS encoding carbohydrate binding family 9 domain-containing protein, with protein sequence MVYVLPMMHAFIQRIALFACCFWPALVLCAQDHPVNRGQYIVHVSPLQEEMHIDGILDEPAWEKAEPASRFHRVLPTDTGYAAAQTEVRLLADENFLYIGVICFDPLPGPRPVESLRRDFAFGNNDNFIAFIDPYNDQTNGFAFGVSAAGAQWDGIQANGGFVSLEWDTKWKSAVKNYTDRWTAEMAIPFRSIRYIKGDTVWGINFSRLDLKTNEKSTWAPVPRQFQTANLAYTGTLVWPASLPAPGIRFSLIPYALVKASSDREAGKPTSYSVQAGADAKLMLSTSLNLDITINPDFSQVEVDQQRTNLDRFELFFPEKRQFFLENSDIFASLGEEKVRPFFSRRIGLENPIAGGMRLSGKLSENWRLGLMDIQTVARDEFAGANFGVAVLQRKLFSRSNITAFVINREVTDRPTDSSFTGNSFNRVGGLEYNLASADHRWTGKAYYHHSLYSGANSESGAASASLTFENQFVKATLAQTWVGRDYLAEVGYVQRTGYYLLNPSLQYKFFPPGGRVANHGFILAPVVYFTPSFSVSDRNLQAKYFVEMMNKQLFYLQVNDMYIRLQAPFDPTHTGGDSLATGSSYHWNEVSAGYSSDLRKPLNAVLSVLYGGFYNGSRFSVEGQLNFRIQPYARLAMTGAFNSIVLPAPYNSANLLLLGPKVDITFTDKLFLTTFLQYNNQIDNLNLNIRFQYRFAPVSDFYLVYTDNTWPENFRNKSRGVVAKLSYWFN
- the mscL gene encoding large-conductance mechanosensitive channel protein MscL, with translation MKLVDEFKAFALKGNVVDMAVGIIIGAAFGKIVSSLVSDVIMPPLGLLIGGVNFTDLRITLKAAEGANPAVTMNYGNFLQVTFDFLIVAVAIFMVIKAMNRLNRKQDTAPSPAPPAPSKEEVLLAEIRDLLKRNVS